The following coding sequences lie in one Mucilaginibacter sp. KACC 22773 genomic window:
- a CDS encoding ABC transporter ATP-binding protein has product MTITLNNIGRRFNRDWIFRGVDHTFTPGESYAILGPNGSGKSTLLQVLNGSLSPSIGTINYALQDKPIEISQVFNYLSLAAPYLEVIEEFTLSEMVDFHFKFKNYKLGLDKKQLIELLNLPKSEHKLIRYFSSGMKQRLKLILAFCSDTPMLMLDEPTSNLDAQGVDWYLSLVERFATGRLTIICSNQEHEYGFCKHRLSISDYKN; this is encoded by the coding sequence ATGACCATCACCCTCAACAACATCGGCCGCCGCTTTAACCGCGACTGGATTTTCAGGGGGGTTGATCATACGTTCACTCCCGGCGAATCATACGCTATTCTTGGTCCTAATGGGTCGGGCAAATCTACCTTGCTACAGGTTTTAAACGGGAGCCTGTCGCCATCTATCGGCACAATAAATTATGCCCTCCAGGATAAACCTATCGAGATTTCGCAGGTGTTTAACTACCTGAGCCTTGCTGCGCCATACCTGGAAGTGATTGAAGAATTTACGCTAAGCGAAATGGTCGATTTTCATTTCAAATTTAAAAACTACAAACTGGGGCTTGATAAAAAGCAACTAATCGAACTATTAAATCTCCCCAAAAGCGAGCATAAGCTTATTCGTTACTTTTCATCGGGCATGAAACAACGCCTTAAACTGATCCTTGCCTTTTGCTCCGATACGCCCATGCTGATGCTTGATGAACCCACATCAAATCTGGATGCCCAGGGCGTTGACTGGTATTTAAGCCTGGTTGAGCGTTTTGCAACTGGCCGGCTCACCATCATTTGCTCCAACCAGGAGCACGAGTATGGCTTTTGCAAGCATAGGCTGAGTATATCGGATTATAAAAATTAG
- a CDS encoding NAD(P)-dependent alcohol dehydrogenase, whose protein sequence is MIPVKGYAAQSPTTNLAPWDFERREVGPHDVQFDILFCGVCHSDLHQIKNDWFPGIFPMVPGHEIVGRVVKVGDHVKKFKVGDLAGTGCMVDSCRVCENCKQDLEQYCLNGSSQTYNGLEQDHKTPTYGGYSNSIVVNEDFVLHISDKLDLAATAPLLCAGITTYSPLRHWKVGKGHKLAVLGLGGLGHMGVKFGVAFGAEVTVLSTSPGKEADAKALGAHHFVVTSDPKQIEAAKNSFDFILDTVSAPHDFNMYLSLLRTNGVHICVGVPPEPASVQAFSLLGGRKSLAGSGIGGIAETQEMLDFCAEHGIVSDIEMIDIKDIDTAYARMEKGDVRYRFVIDIATL, encoded by the coding sequence ATGATACCAGTTAAAGGATACGCGGCGCAATCGCCAACTACCAATCTTGCCCCATGGGATTTTGAGCGCCGGGAAGTTGGGCCTCATGATGTGCAATTTGATATTTTATTTTGCGGTGTTTGCCACAGCGACCTGCACCAGATTAAGAACGATTGGTTCCCGGGTATTTTCCCGATGGTACCAGGTCATGAAATTGTTGGCAGGGTTGTCAAAGTTGGCGACCATGTAAAAAAATTCAAAGTTGGCGATTTAGCCGGAACAGGTTGCATGGTTGACTCATGCCGGGTTTGCGAAAACTGTAAACAGGATTTGGAGCAATACTGCTTAAACGGCAGCTCGCAAACATATAACGGTCTGGAGCAGGACCATAAAACACCAACGTACGGCGGTTACTCCAACAGTATTGTGGTTAACGAAGATTTTGTACTGCATATTTCTGACAAACTTGACCTTGCCGCCACAGCGCCGCTACTGTGCGCCGGCATAACTACTTACTCGCCGTTAAGGCATTGGAAAGTTGGTAAAGGCCATAAACTTGCTGTTTTAGGTTTGGGCGGCTTGGGCCATATGGGCGTTAAATTTGGTGTTGCTTTTGGTGCCGAAGTTACTGTTTTGAGCACATCACCAGGCAAAGAGGCTGATGCAAAAGCATTAGGTGCGCATCATTTTGTGGTAACCAGCGACCCAAAACAAATTGAAGCTGCCAAAAACTCTTTTGATTTTATTTTGGATACCGTATCGGCACCGCATGATTTTAACATGTACCTGTCGTTGCTGCGCACCAATGGCGTACATATTTGCGTAGGTGTACCACCAGAGCCTGCCAGTGTGCAGGCGTTTAGCCTGTTGGGTGGCCGTAAAAGCCTTGCCGGATCGGGCATTGGCGGAATTGCCGAAACCCAGGAAATGCTTGATTTTTGTGCCGAACACGGAATTGTTTCAGATATTGAAATGATAGACATCAAAGATATTGATACTGCGTACGCCCGCATGGAAAAGGGTGATGTGAGGTATCGTTTCGTGATTGATATAGCTACGTTGTAA
- the efp gene encoding elongation factor P, producing MAKASDVKNGNVLRFNGELVQVEEFLHRTPGNLRAFYQARMRNVKSGKLVEYRFRTDEEVDIARVETNDYQYLYEDGDSLVVMDNATYDQHNVPKALFGPAVKFLKEGMNVIVAFESDEPIMGSIPGSAELEITYTEPAVKGDTSSGAQKNATVETGAEIRVPLFINIGDKVKVDTATGTYVERVKA from the coding sequence ATGGCCAAAGCATCAGATGTTAAAAATGGAAATGTGCTTCGCTTTAACGGCGAGTTAGTGCAGGTAGAAGAGTTTTTGCACCGTACACCAGGTAACTTGCGCGCATTTTACCAGGCCCGTATGCGTAACGTAAAATCCGGAAAATTAGTTGAATACCGTTTTCGTACCGACGAGGAGGTTGATATAGCCCGTGTTGAAACCAACGATTATCAATATTTATATGAGGATGGCGATTCATTAGTAGTAATGGATAACGCCACTTACGATCAGCATAACGTGCCCAAAGCTTTATTTGGCCCGGCGGTTAAGTTCTTAAAAGAGGGAATGAACGTTATTGTTGCCTTTGAAAGCGATGAGCCAATCATGGGTTCAATCCCGGGATCAGCCGAGTTGGAAATTACCTATACCGAGCCTGCCGTTAAAGGTGATACCTCGAGTGGTGCCCAAAAGAATGCCACGGTAGAAACCGGTGCCGAGATTCGTGTGCCTCTTTTCATTAACATTGGCGATAAGGTAAAAGTTGATACCGCTACCGGAACGTATGTGGAGCGCGTGAAAGCGTAG
- a CDS encoding SIMPL domain-containing protein: MKKLFIIATLLTFTYGAFAQAVDLRRKIEVTGLAEQEVTPDIINVTISLQEYMDGKKHIQISDLEDQLEKAVKDAGIPAADFTVNNVSAWNNAVQKKRQPDFLAGKQYGLRIKDLNKFNQIVSKIDPKGIQSTNIDSYDYSKINELKNELKLKALLSARDKASFLLSGLGNKLGDVLNIIETDNSSFPQPRQYNTMMYKAAVADAPQSDIDFKKIKISLQINAVFEIK, encoded by the coding sequence ATGAAGAAGCTATTCATCATTGCTACCCTGCTAACATTTACTTACGGAGCCTTTGCGCAGGCTGTTGATTTGCGCCGAAAAATTGAAGTTACCGGCCTGGCCGAGCAGGAAGTTACCCCTGATATTATCAACGTTACGATATCGCTGCAGGAATATATGGATGGTAAAAAACACATCCAGATCTCGGACCTTGAAGATCAGCTTGAAAAAGCGGTTAAGGATGCGGGCATACCGGCGGCCGATTTTACTGTCAACAATGTTTCGGCCTGGAATAACGCCGTCCAAAAAAAGAGACAGCCAGATTTTTTAGCCGGCAAACAATATGGACTGCGGATAAAAGACCTGAACAAGTTTAACCAGATTGTATCTAAAATAGATCCCAAAGGAATTCAATCAACCAACATCGATAGCTACGATTATTCAAAAATAAACGAGCTGAAAAACGAGCTGAAGCTTAAAGCCCTGCTCTCCGCCCGGGATAAGGCGTCCTTTTTACTCAGCGGACTCGGCAACAAACTGGGCGACGTGCTCAATATTATCGAAACCGATAACAGCAGTTTCCCTCAGCCACGCCAATACAACACTATGATGTATAAAGCTGCCGTTGCCGATGCCCCCCAATCCGACATCGACTTTAAAAAGATCAAGATCAGCCTGCAGATAAATGCGGTGTTTGAGATAAAGTAA
- the ypfJ gene encoding KPN_02809 family neutral zinc metallopeptidase, which yields MQWFGRGESDNVEDQRGSGGGRGIAIGGGILGLIGAVIYMFTGINPSQLLNQSGGDQQQQTEQSQNPNAPEDNGKKFVRVVLKDTEDIWGKLFADMGRQYRDPKLVLFTDYVQSACGNASSATGPFYCPGDAKVYIDLSFYDELKTRFDAGGDFANAYVIAHEVGHHVQNLLGVSAKMDQARSRMSEREYNKLSVKLELQADFYAGVWAHYEQSINKVINEKDIEDALNAANAIGDDRLQKQSQGHVEPDSFTHGTSAQRVYWFKKGYETGDVKQGNTFADDRYAFLAN from the coding sequence ATGCAATGGTTTGGCAGGGGCGAAAGCGATAATGTAGAAGATCAGCGTGGCAGCGGCGGTGGTCGCGGTATAGCAATTGGCGGCGGGATCCTGGGCCTGATAGGGGCTGTAATTTATATGTTTACCGGGATTAACCCATCGCAGCTGCTTAACCAGAGCGGCGGCGACCAGCAACAGCAAACCGAACAATCGCAAAACCCAAATGCACCTGAAGACAACGGTAAAAAATTTGTACGCGTGGTACTTAAGGATACTGAAGATATCTGGGGCAAACTCTTTGCAGATATGGGCCGGCAGTACCGGGACCCTAAATTGGTTTTATTTACCGATTATGTACAATCGGCTTGTGGGAATGCCAGCTCGGCCACCGGGCCGTTTTATTGTCCCGGCGATGCCAAAGTTTATATAGATTTGAGTTTTTACGACGAGCTTAAAACGCGTTTTGACGCGGGTGGCGACTTTGCCAATGCCTACGTGATAGCGCACGAAGTGGGGCACCATGTGCAAAACCTGCTGGGTGTAAGTGCAAAAATGGACCAGGCCCGCAGCCGGATGAGCGAACGCGAATACAATAAACTGTCGGTAAAGCTGGAGCTGCAGGCCGATTTTTATGCGGGTGTTTGGGCCCATTATGAGCAAAGCATCAACAAAGTAATTAACGAAAAAGATATAGAAGATGCCCTGAACGCCGCTAACGCCATTGGCGACGACCGTTTGCAAAAACAAAGCCAGGGACATGTGGAACCAGACAGCTTTACCCACGGTACCAGCGCGCAACGCGTATACTGGTTTAAAAAAGGCTATGAAACCGGCGATGTAAAACAAGGCAACACGTTTGCCGATGACAGGTACGCTTTTCTGGCTAATTAG
- a CDS encoding NAD(P)/FAD-dependent oxidoreductase — protein sequence MFSYWERTSFIDNADIIIIGSGLVGLSAALHLKKQQPLLKVLVLERGFLPSGASTKNAGFACFGTVSEQIEVINRSSEAEAMHLVDYKWRGLQRLRQNLGDKNIDYHQHGGHELFMVDEPQAANIALDKVDHLNKLLQPIIGTTDIYAVANEKIADFGFNNVANIIYNHFEGQIDTGKMMRTLLYKVYELGVLVLNNVQVLAIEHEAACVRLQTTQGSFKAGKVILATNAFAGQLYPELDVVPGRGQVLVTKPVDGLKLKGTYHFNEGYYYFRNIDNRVLFGGGRNLNYKAEETWEFGHTDEVKEKLFSYLAEVILPDQKTEVDYWWSGIMGFGEQLSPIVKAIQPNVFCAVRCNGMGVAMGSLVGEEVAELVFRDI from the coding sequence ATGTTTTCCTACTGGGAGCGAACTTCTTTTATTGATAACGCCGATATAATTATTATCGGCAGCGGCCTGGTGGGTTTAAGTGCCGCCCTGCATTTAAAAAAGCAACAGCCATTGCTTAAAGTACTGGTGCTTGAGCGCGGCTTTTTACCAAGCGGGGCCAGTACTAAAAACGCTGGCTTTGCCTGTTTTGGTACAGTTAGCGAGCAAATTGAGGTAATAAACCGCTCGTCAGAAGCAGAAGCTATGCATTTGGTTGATTACAAATGGCGAGGCCTGCAGCGCCTGCGGCAAAACCTTGGCGATAAGAATATCGACTACCATCAACACGGCGGGCACGAGCTGTTTATGGTTGATGAACCCCAGGCCGCAAACATAGCTTTGGATAAGGTTGATCATCTCAATAAATTATTGCAGCCAATTATCGGAACAACTGACATTTATGCAGTTGCGAATGAAAAAATTGCAGATTTTGGCTTCAATAATGTGGCCAACATAATTTATAACCACTTTGAAGGCCAGATTGACACCGGTAAAATGATGCGGACTTTATTGTATAAAGTGTATGAGTTGGGAGTGCTGGTTTTAAATAACGTACAGGTATTGGCAATTGAGCACGAGGCCGCTTGCGTTAGGCTGCAAACTACACAGGGTAGCTTTAAAGCAGGCAAGGTAATACTGGCAACAAATGCATTTGCCGGCCAGCTGTACCCGGAATTGGATGTAGTGCCCGGCAGGGGCCAGGTATTGGTTACAAAACCTGTAGATGGTTTAAAACTGAAGGGTACCTATCATTTTAATGAAGGGTACTATTATTTCAGGAACATTGATAACCGTGTGCTGTTTGGCGGCGGCCGCAACCTGAATTATAAGGCCGAAGAAACCTGGGAGTTTGGGCATACAGATGAGGTTAAGGAAAAACTCTTTTCCTATTTGGCCGAAGTTATCCTCCCCGATCAAAAAACCGAGGTTGATTACTGGTGGAGCGGCATCATGGGCTTCGGCGAACAACTAAGCCCGATAGTGAAAGCTATACAGCCCAATGTTTTTTGCGCGGTACGCTGTAACGGCATGGGCGTAGCCATGGGAAGTCTGGTTGGCGAAGAGGTAGCCGAACTGGTATTTCGCGATATTTAA
- a CDS encoding zinc metallopeptidase produces the protein MNHLSFITAYIGYNSAWFLMILVAIVSFIVQWRFKSKFKHYSEVGLLSGLSGQEVAVKMLRAHGIFDVQVICVEGQLTDHYNPETKTVNLSQDVFYSRSVAAAAVAAHECGHAVQHAQAYAWLSFRSAMVPVINIASTLTQWTLLIGVMLLIFSHNPFVLAIGVAALALVTFFSFITLPVEFDASRRALAWLNNNYSIVQTTEEHEQAKDALWWAAMTYVVAALSSLATLLYYASFLFNRRN, from the coding sequence ATGAATCACTTATCGTTTATAACAGCCTATATTGGATATAACTCTGCCTGGTTCCTGATGATCCTGGTTGCCATTGTTAGCTTTATAGTACAGTGGCGTTTTAAGAGTAAATTCAAACACTACTCAGAAGTTGGTTTGCTATCCGGCCTGTCGGGCCAGGAGGTAGCGGTTAAAATGCTGCGCGCCCACGGCATATTTGATGTACAGGTAATATGTGTTGAAGGCCAGCTTACCGATCATTATAACCCCGAAACCAAAACCGTTAACCTGAGCCAGGATGTTTTTTACAGCCGCAGCGTTGCCGCGGCTGCCGTTGCCGCCCACGAGTGTGGCCACGCCGTACAACATGCCCAGGCTTATGCGTGGCTTAGTTTCCGGTCGGCTATGGTACCGGTTATTAACATTGCATCAACGCTAACACAATGGACACTGCTTATTGGTGTAATGCTGCTCATTTTTTCGCACAATCCATTTGTATTGGCCATAGGTGTGGCCGCACTGGCATTGGTTACTTTTTTTAGCTTTATAACCCTGCCGGTAGAGTTTGATGCCAGCCGCCGCGCACTGGCCTGGCTTAACAATAACTATAGTATTGTACAAACTACAGAGGAGCATGAACAGGCTAAAGACGCCCTTTGGTGGGCGGCCATGACCTACGTTGTAGCCGCGCTTAGCTCGCTGGCAACATTGCTTTATTACGCTTCGTTTTTGTTTAACAGGCGGAATTAA
- a CDS encoding RNA polymerase sigma factor produces MQSKLSDIDLIEQTLAGNQSAYADLVKRHQRFVFTLALRFSKNREDAEEIAQDCFIKAYRALATYGGQSKFSTWLYTIVYNTAMTFLRKKRVATDSIDDEATFIQVENNESAYDVYNVENKSRSFYLNQAIAQLLPDDATIITLFYKGEQSLEEIAQTLGMEANTVKVKLFRARQRLKDKLERNLKHEVKELI; encoded by the coding sequence ATGCAAAGCAAGCTTTCAGATATCGATCTTATTGAACAAACACTGGCGGGTAACCAATCGGCATATGCCGACCTGGTGAAGCGGCACCAGCGGTTTGTTTTTACACTTGCTTTGCGTTTTTCAAAAAACCGCGAGGATGCTGAAGAGATTGCGCAGGACTGTTTTATAAAGGCGTACCGCGCGCTGGCAACATACGGCGGGCAATCAAAATTCAGTACATGGCTGTACACTATTGTGTATAATACAGCTATGACATTTTTACGAAAGAAAAGAGTAGCAACCGATTCGATAGATGACGAAGCTACCTTTATACAGGTTGAAAACAACGAGTCGGCTTATGATGTATACAACGTAGAGAATAAATCGAGATCGTTTTACCTTAATCAGGCCATAGCGCAGTTACTGCCCGATGATGCTACCATTATAACCTTGTTTTATAAAGGCGAGCAATCACTGGAAGAAATTGCCCAAACTTTGGGGATGGAGGCCAATACGGTTAAGGTAAAACTATTCAGGGCGCGCCAGCGTTTGAAAGATAAGCTGGAGCGTAATTTAAAACATGAGGTTAAAGAACTGATATGA
- a CDS encoding PAS domain-containing sensor histidine kinase, translating into MINRFEINTGADFNFERFFELSADLFCIAGYDGYFKRINAAVSKTLGYTNEELFSRPINFFVHPDDQTITEKKRDNIRHEIPLLNFENRYITKSGEVVWLAWTSMPVDREQLVFAIAKNITEKKRQEAERNNLITSLTQINDDLKQLTYTTSHDLRSPVSNLLSVFNFIDISKIQDAETVELIGMLRSASESLKETLNNYVDVLSQKDSLNVHLENINVNNSLNTVLRSVSSLIQDSGVTINYSIAGDCTINFNKAYLESVFLNLITNSIKYARPEVAPVIDISFRIYKGLKQIIFADNGLGFDMDRVKDKIFGFHQTFHHHHDSKGIGLYLVYNHITSLGGQITIESKPNEGATFIISFKD; encoded by the coding sequence ATGATAAATCGTTTTGAGATAAATACCGGGGCCGATTTTAATTTTGAACGTTTTTTCGAGTTGTCGGCTGATCTTTTCTGCATTGCCGGTTATGATGGCTACTTTAAAAGAATTAATGCGGCGGTTTCAAAAACATTGGGGTATACCAATGAGGAGCTTTTTTCAAGACCTATAAACTTTTTTGTTCATCCTGACGATCAAACTATAACTGAAAAAAAGCGCGATAACATCAGGCATGAGATCCCGCTTTTAAATTTCGAAAACCGCTACATAACCAAAAGCGGAGAGGTTGTCTGGCTCGCCTGGACGTCGATGCCTGTTGACCGCGAACAACTTGTTTTTGCTATAGCCAAAAACATTACCGAAAAAAAAAGGCAGGAGGCTGAACGCAACAATTTGATAACCAGCCTGACTCAAATAAACGATGACCTTAAACAGCTTACCTACACTACATCGCATGATCTCCGGTCACCGGTAAGTAACCTGTTATCCGTTTTTAATTTTATTGATATTTCAAAAATACAGGATGCAGAGACCGTTGAGCTTATTGGCATGCTCAGATCGGCTTCAGAAAGCCTGAAAGAGACGCTTAATAATTATGTAGACGTTTTGAGCCAGAAAGACAGCCTGAATGTTCACCTGGAGAATATCAATGTTAACAACTCGTTAAATACCGTTCTGCGTTCGGTTAGTTCGTTGATACAAGATTCAGGCGTTACCATCAACTATAGCATTGCCGGCGATTGTACTATCAATTTCAACAAGGCTTACCTCGAAAGTGTTTTTTTAAACCTGATTACCAATTCCATTAAATACGCGCGCCCTGAAGTTGCCCCGGTTATCGATATCAGCTTTAGAATTTATAAGGGTTTAAAGCAAATAATATTTGCCGATAATGGTTTAGGATTCGACATGGATCGCGTTAAGGATAAAATATTTGGATTTCACCAAACGTTTCATCACCATCATGATAGCAAGGGTATAGGGCTATATTTGGTTTATAACCATATTACCAGCCTTGGCGGACAAATTACCATCGAAAGCAAACCTAACGAAGGGGCTACCTTTATCATATCGTTTAAAGATTAA
- a CDS encoding PfkB family carbohydrate kinase, producing MYDICCVGHITLDKVVTPRVTAHMAGGTSFYFSNAIRNMDVSYTLVTTLAESEMVVVEKLRAKGINVNACACGLSVYFENIYSENQDHRTQRVLQKANPFTVEQLQEIDAQIFHLGPLLADDMPVELIKELNSRGKVSLDVQGYLRKVEDKNVVPIDWADKREALQYIDILKANEHETEVLTGSKDIHEGARILADWGVKEVVLTLGSMGSVIYTGGVFYNIPAYKPSAVVDATGCGDTYMAGYLYQRIKGASFQQAGEFAAAMASFKIESSGPFTGTEDDVLSLIARGEKTYAY from the coding sequence ATGTACGATATTTGTTGCGTTGGGCATATAACGTTGGATAAGGTGGTAACACCGCGTGTAACCGCCCACATGGCCGGTGGCACTTCTTTTTACTTTTCAAATGCCATCCGCAATATGGATGTTAGCTACACCTTGGTAACAACACTTGCCGAAAGCGAAATGGTTGTTGTTGAAAAACTGCGCGCCAAGGGTATTAACGTAAATGCCTGCGCCTGTGGCCTCTCTGTTTATTTTGAAAATATATACTCCGAAAACCAGGACCACCGTACCCAGCGTGTATTGCAAAAAGCCAATCCTTTTACTGTTGAGCAATTACAGGAAATTGATGCTCAAATTTTCCATTTAGGTCCGCTGCTTGCCGATGACATGCCGGTTGAGCTGATTAAGGAGCTAAATAGCCGCGGCAAAGTATCGCTGGATGTGCAGGGCTACCTGCGTAAGGTTGAAGATAAAAACGTTGTGCCAATAGATTGGGCCGATAAGCGCGAAGCCTTGCAATACATCGATATACTGAAAGCCAACGAACACGAGACTGAAGTGCTCACCGGGAGTAAAGACATTCACGAGGGTGCCCGCATTTTGGCCGACTGGGGTGTTAAAGAAGTTGTACTTACCCTGGGCAGTATGGGATCTGTAATTTACACGGGTGGCGTTTTTTACAATATCCCTGCCTACAAACCATCTGCCGTTGTAGATGCTACAGGCTGTGGTGATACCTATATGGCCGGTTACCTATACCAGCGCATAAAAGGCGCATCTTTTCAACAAGCCGGTGAGTTTGCCGCAGCAATGGCAAGTTTTAAAATTGAATCATCCGGTCCGTTTACCGGCACCGAGGATGATGTTTTAAGCCTGATTGCCCGTGGCGAAAAAACTTACGCTTACTAA
- the ruvX gene encoding Holliday junction resolvase RuvX has protein sequence MRVMAFDYGTKRIGIAVTDPLQIIATGLDTVHPMYIVDYLKTYLKTEQVERFIVGEPKQMDNTPSQSAIHVKGFVGLLKKTFPDIPIEMLDERFTSKMASATIAQSGMNKKGRQNKELVDTISAVILLQSWMSKAY, from the coding sequence ATGAGAGTAATGGCTTTCGATTATGGTACCAAGCGCATTGGTATAGCGGTTACTGATCCTTTGCAGATTATAGCCACCGGGCTGGATACCGTGCACCCGATGTATATTGTTGATTACCTGAAAACGTATTTAAAAACCGAGCAGGTGGAGCGTTTTATTGTGGGTGAGCCCAAGCAGATGGATAATACACCATCGCAGTCGGCCATACATGTTAAAGGTTTTGTGGGGTTGCTTAAAAAAACTTTTCCCGACATCCCTATCGAAATGCTGGATGAGCGTTTTACCTCCAAAATGGCATCGGCTACCATCGCCCAAAGCGGTATGAATAAAAAAGGCCGCCAAAATAAGGAGCTGGTAGATACCATATCGGCCGTAATATTATTACAAAGCTGGATGTCAAAGGCTTATTAG
- a CDS encoding DNA polymerase III subunit, whose product MQFKEIVGQAATKQRLLNSVAENRVSHAQLFLGPEGSGSLALAVAYAQYLSCEDKQPDDSCGICSSCRKYNKLMHPDLHFSYPFFAKHKDDTALTFIEQWREAFGANPYLNLDAWRGYLDAENKQANINIAECHQIIKKLSFKPFESAYKILILWLPEYLDKEGNALLKIIEEPQPNTLFILVAQNQDQILNTILSRTQLIKIPCLHSAEVKEYLIAEHHQTEDAAGEIAYLTNGNLTEALTMLQQDTKSYHELFVQWLRLCFSNKGLEVLTFVDSFAKMGRENQKNFLRYGISFIRECCLLMAGAGNLVHLPAKELETAQKMTNVLDINKAQYISTELEKAHYHVERNANPKILFLDVSLQIIKILNLKTIPSGSQYIPS is encoded by the coding sequence ATGCAGTTTAAGGAAATAGTTGGACAAGCGGCAACAAAGCAAAGGTTGCTTAACTCGGTGGCAGAGAACCGGGTAAGTCATGCACAATTGTTTTTAGGCCCCGAAGGCTCGGGCAGCCTGGCGCTTGCCGTGGCCTATGCCCAGTACCTGAGTTGCGAAGATAAGCAGCCCGACGATTCCTGCGGCATATGCTCGTCATGCCGCAAGTACAATAAACTGATGCACCCCGACCTCCATTTTTCGTACCCATTCTTCGCTAAACATAAAGACGATACTGCCCTTACGTTTATTGAGCAGTGGCGTGAGGCTTTTGGTGCTAACCCCTATTTAAACCTGGATGCCTGGCGCGGCTACCTGGATGCCGAAAACAAACAGGCTAATATTAATATAGCCGAGTGCCACCAGATTATTAAAAAACTCAGTTTTAAACCTTTTGAGTCGGCCTATAAGATTCTGATTCTTTGGCTGCCCGAATATCTGGATAAAGAGGGCAACGCCTTGCTTAAAATCATCGAAGAGCCGCAGCCCAATACGCTGTTTATATTGGTGGCCCAAAACCAGGACCAGATATTGAATACCATCCTGAGCCGCACGCAGCTCATCAAAATACCCTGCCTGCATTCGGCAGAAGTAAAAGAATACCTTATAGCCGAGCACCACCAAACCGAAGATGCCGCCGGCGAAATTGCATACCTAACTAATGGCAACTTAACCGAGGCGCTTACCATGCTGCAGCAGGATACCAAGAGCTATCACGAACTTTTTGTACAATGGCTGCGCCTGTGTTTCAGCAACAAGGGGCTGGAGGTTTTAACTTTTGTAGATAGCTTTGCCAAGATGGGGCGCGAAAACCAGAAGAATTTTTTACGCTACGGCATAAGTTTTATCCGCGAGTGCTGCCTGTTGATGGCCGGTGCCGGCAACCTGGTGCACCTGCCGGCAAAAGAGCTGGAAACCGCCCAAAAAATGACCAACGTCCTTGATATTAACAAGGCTCAATATATAAGTACCGAGCTTGAAAAAGCACACTACCACGTAGAGAGAAATGCAAACCCTAAAATTTTATTTTTAGATGTATCTTTACAGATTATAAAAATATTAAATTTAAAAACCATCCCCTCGGGGAGTCAATATATACCAAGTTAA